A single window of Streptomyces sudanensis DNA harbors:
- a CDS encoding SpoIIE family protein phosphatase, with amino-acid sequence MRGKSGRTGQSGRRGWFPGVRSSAGQVLLLQIVMALLLIVTAVTALSYQARYDSEHDAQNRSRAAAESFADAPGTLAALRSADPAGILQRHTVDAWHGSGVDFIAVLSTDGVRIADSDPNLVGTRVQGVEEAVRGRTVTGIFEGSPHDAARAVVPVMDDRGTVVGLVSAGVSVENVGEAAARQLPLIFGAGAVALALATASAALVSRRLRRQTRGLGPAEMTRMYEHHDAVLHAVREGVLIVGGDGRLTLANDEARRLLDLPDDAEGRLVTDLGLAGDTAELLVSGRPVTDEVHLAGDRLLAVNTRPTDPHGGPSGTVATLRDTTELRAVTGVAAVARERLTLLYEAGVRIGTTLDVARTAQELSEVTVPRFADFVTVELLDPVLRGEEPTEVHTVMRRAAVSGVRDDHPLQPVGDLIRFDVPTTPMAAALARGKAVLEADLTAARGWREQDPAGADVALAYGVHSLVSVPLQARGVVLGMANFWRSAPSGPFEEEDLAFAEELAARAAVAVDNARRYTREHAMAVTLQRSLLPRVLPDQDALETAYRYLPAQAGVGGDWFDVIPLSGARVALVVGDVVGHGLHAAATMGRLRTAVHNFSALDLPPDELLGHLDELVSRIDEEEAEDAGAGITGATCLYAIYDPVTGGCCMASAGHFAPAVARPDGSVDFPDLPVFPPLGLGGGPFETCEVRLPPDSRLVLYTDGLIEHRERDLDTGLRLLREALAGTPGRTPEETCRAVFDAMLPAHRRDDIALLVARTRLLPPDRVAEWDVPPDPSAVAPVRAACARQLERWGLDEIGFTTELVLSELITNAIRYGSPPIRVRMLRDRNLICEVSDGSSTSPHLRRAATTDEGGRGLFLVSQLAGRWGTRYTPGGKVMWTEQSPAGGPAPLEVPALFDDAAW; translated from the coding sequence ATGAGGGGCAAGAGCGGCCGTACGGGACAATCCGGACGCCGGGGGTGGTTTCCGGGTGTCCGCAGCTCCGCCGGGCAGGTGCTGCTCCTCCAGATCGTGATGGCCCTGCTCCTCATCGTCACCGCGGTGACGGCCCTGTCGTACCAGGCGCGGTACGACAGCGAGCACGACGCGCAGAACCGGTCGCGGGCGGCGGCGGAGTCCTTCGCGGACGCCCCCGGGACCCTCGCCGCGCTCCGGTCGGCCGATCCCGCGGGAATCCTCCAGCGGCACACGGTGGACGCCTGGCACGGCTCGGGCGTGGACTTCATCGCCGTCCTGTCCACGGACGGCGTCCGGATCGCCGACAGCGACCCGAACCTGGTCGGCACCCGCGTGCAGGGGGTGGAGGAGGCGGTCCGGGGACGGACGGTCACGGGGATCTTCGAGGGCAGCCCCCACGACGCCGCGCGGGCCGTCGTCCCCGTGATGGACGACCGGGGCACGGTCGTGGGCCTGGTGAGCGCCGGGGTGTCGGTCGAGAACGTCGGCGAGGCCGCCGCCCGGCAGCTTCCGCTGATCTTCGGCGCGGGCGCCGTCGCGCTCGCCCTGGCGACGGCCAGCGCGGCCCTGGTGAGCAGGCGGCTGCGCCGCCAGACCCGCGGCCTCGGCCCGGCCGAGATGACCCGGATGTACGAACACCACGACGCGGTGCTGCACGCCGTGCGGGAGGGGGTGCTCATCGTCGGGGGCGACGGGCGGCTCACCCTCGCCAACGACGAGGCGCGCCGCCTCCTGGACCTGCCGGACGACGCCGAGGGCCGTCTCGTCACCGACCTGGGACTGGCCGGGGACACCGCCGAGCTGCTCGTGTCGGGCCGTCCGGTCACCGACGAGGTCCACCTCGCCGGCGACCGGCTGCTGGCGGTCAACACCCGGCCCACCGATCCGCACGGCGGCCCGTCCGGCACCGTCGCCACGCTCCGCGACACCACCGAGCTGCGGGCCGTGACGGGGGTGGCGGCGGTGGCCCGGGAGCGGCTGACCCTGCTGTACGAGGCCGGGGTGCGGATCGGCACGACCCTGGACGTCGCGCGGACGGCGCAGGAGCTGTCGGAGGTCACGGTCCCCCGGTTCGCGGACTTCGTGACCGTGGAGCTGCTGGACCCGGTGCTGCGGGGGGAGGAGCCGACGGAGGTCCACACCGTGATGCGCCGGGCGGCCGTCAGCGGCGTGCGGGACGACCACCCGCTCCAGCCGGTCGGCGACCTCATCCGGTTCGACGTGCCGACGACGCCGATGGCCGCCGCGCTGGCGCGGGGGAAGGCGGTGCTGGAGGCGGACCTGACCGCGGCGCGCGGCTGGCGGGAGCAGGACCCGGCGGGTGCCGACGTGGCCCTCGCGTACGGCGTCCACTCGCTGGTGAGCGTGCCCCTCCAGGCGCGCGGGGTCGTCCTCGGCATGGCCAACTTCTGGCGTTCGGCGCCGTCCGGGCCGTTCGAGGAGGAGGACCTGGCCTTCGCGGAGGAGCTGGCGGCGCGGGCGGCGGTGGCCGTCGACAACGCGCGCCGGTACACGCGGGAGCACGCCATGGCGGTGACGCTCCAGCGGAGCCTGCTGCCGCGGGTGCTGCCCGACCAGGACGCGCTGGAGACCGCGTACCGCTACCTGCCGGCGCAGGCCGGGGTGGGCGGCGACTGGTTCGACGTGATCCCGCTGTCCGGCGCGCGGGTCGCGCTCGTCGTCGGGGACGTGGTGGGGCACGGCCTGCACGCGGCGGCGACGATGGGCCGGCTGCGGACGGCGGTGCACAACTTCTCCGCGCTGGACCTGCCGCCGGACGAGCTGCTGGGCCACCTCGACGAGCTGGTGTCCCGGATCGACGAGGAGGAGGCCGAGGACGCCGGGGCCGGGATCACCGGGGCGACCTGCCTGTACGCCATCTACGACCCGGTCACGGGCGGCTGCTGCATGGCGTCGGCGGGCCACTTCGCGCCCGCCGTGGCGCGTCCCGACGGGTCGGTGGACTTCCCCGACCTGCCCGTGTTCCCGCCGCTGGGCCTGGGGGGCGGCCCGTTCGAGACGTGCGAGGTGCGCCTCCCCCCGGACAGCCGCCTGGTGCTCTACACGGACGGGCTGATCGAGCACCGGGAGCGGGACCTCGACACGGGGCTGCGGCTGCTGCGCGAGGCGCTCGCCGGGACGCCGGGGCGGACGCCCGAGGAGACCTGCCGCGCGGTGTTCGACGCGATGCTGCCGGCGCACCGCCGCGACGACATCGCCCTGCTGGTGGCCCGTACCCGGCTGCTGCCGCCGGACCGCGTGGCGGAGTGGGACGTGCCGCCCGATCCGTCGGCGGTGGCGCCCGTGCGCGCGGCGTGCGCGCGGCAGCTGGAGCGGTGGGGGCTCGACGAGATCGGGTTCACCACGGAGCTGGTGCTCAGCGAACTGATCACCAACGCGATCCGGTACGGCTCGCCCCCGATCCGCGTGCGGATGCTGCGCGACCGGAACCTGATCTGCGAGGTGTCGGACGGCAGCAGCACCTCCCCGCACCTGCGGCGGGCGGCCACCACGGACGAGGGCGGCCGCGGGCTGTTCCTCGTCTCGCAGCTGGCGGGCCGGTGGGGCACCCGGTACACGCCCGGCGGGAAGGTGATGTGGACGGAGCAGTCCCCGGCGGGCGGGCCGGCGCCCCTGGAGGTGCCGGCGCTCTTCGACGACGCGGCGTGGTGA
- a CDS encoding alpha-lytic protease prodomain-containing protein — MNFKRFTPRNGLSRGARLTAIAAALVSATALAAPSAGAETPDTTRATAAQLAQVNEAVLEADVPGTAWYTDAKSGKLVVTADSTVSAAELAKLKKAAGDRAGALEIKRTPGKFNKLIAGGQAIYGNGGGRCSLGFNVRTSSGTPYVVTAGHCTEGTSTWYTNSSQTATLGRTAASSFPNNDYGVISHANPSAADGRVYLYNGTYRDITGAGNAYVGQTVQRSGSTTGLHSGRVTGLNATVNYGNGDVVYGLIQTTVCAEPGDSGGAMFAGSTALGLTSGGSGDCRSGGTTFFQPVTEVLNAYGLTII; from the coding sequence GTGAACTTCAAGCGCTTCACTCCCCGCAACGGCCTCTCGAGAGGCGCGCGTCTGACCGCCATCGCCGCCGCCCTGGTCAGCGCCACCGCGCTCGCTGCCCCGAGCGCCGGCGCGGAGACCCCCGACACCACCCGCGCGACCGCCGCCCAGCTGGCCCAGGTCAACGAGGCCGTGCTCGAGGCCGACGTGCCGGGCACCGCCTGGTACACCGACGCCAAGTCCGGCAAGCTGGTCGTCACCGCCGACTCCACCGTCTCCGCGGCCGAGCTGGCCAAGCTGAAGAAGGCCGCGGGCGACCGCGCCGGCGCCCTGGAGATCAAGCGGACGCCGGGCAAGTTCAACAAGCTCATCGCCGGCGGCCAGGCCATCTACGGCAACGGCGGCGGCCGCTGCTCCCTCGGCTTCAACGTCCGCACCAGCAGCGGCACCCCGTACGTCGTGACGGCGGGCCACTGCACCGAGGGCACCAGCACCTGGTACACCAACTCCTCGCAGACCGCCACGCTCGGCCGCACGGCCGCCTCCAGCTTCCCGAACAACGACTACGGTGTGATCTCCCACGCCAACCCGTCGGCCGCGGACGGCCGGGTCTACCTCTACAACGGCACGTACCGCGACATCACCGGCGCGGGCAACGCCTACGTCGGCCAGACCGTCCAGCGCAGCGGCTCCACCACCGGTCTGCACAGCGGCCGCGTCACCGGCCTCAACGCGACGGTCAACTACGGCAACGGCGACGTCGTCTACGGCCTCATCCAGACCACCGTCTGCGCCGAGCCGGGCGACAGCGGCGGCGCGATGTTCGCCGGCTCCACCGCCCTCGGCCTGACCTCCGGCGGCAGCGGCGACTGCCGCTCGGGTGGCACCACGTTCTTCCAGCCCGTCACCGAGGTGCTGAACGCGTACGGCCTGACCATCATCTGA
- a CDS encoding cytochrome P450 — MIEDTVTRPPLGPPPVRFWPALDLKATEFDPVLEELMREGPVTRIRLPHGEGWAWLVTRYEDVKAVTNDPRFSRAPVPGLAVTRLAPHFKPKPGSLAFAEPPDHNRLRRAIAPAFSARGVERLRGRAREMLDALVAGMLRDGPPADLIARVLGPFPTTVICELMGVPAADRERMSGWVDQILFPANGAAATGRAKDEMYAWFAREIAARTADPGDGEDILSLLGAAVAAGDITAEEAVGLVGPVQIGGEAVTNNCGNMLYLLLTRERLRERLREEPEARPRALDELLRYIPHRSSVGLARIALEDVELRGVRIAAGDAVYVSYLAANRDPEVFPDPERIDFDRSPNPHVSFGHGPHFCTGALLARMEIELLVEAFLGRLPAMRLAVPAEEVPWRRSALIRGPEALPVTW; from the coding sequence GTGATCGAGGACACCGTCACACGACCGCCCCTGGGACCGCCGCCCGTGCGGTTCTGGCCGGCACTGGACCTGAAGGCCACCGAGTTCGACCCGGTGCTGGAGGAGTTGATGCGGGAGGGGCCGGTGACCCGGATCCGCCTGCCGCACGGGGAGGGCTGGGCGTGGCTGGTCACCCGGTACGAGGACGTGAAGGCCGTGACGAACGACCCGCGCTTCAGCCGCGCCCCCGTTCCCGGCCTGGCCGTCACCCGGCTCGCCCCGCACTTCAAGCCGAAGCCCGGCTCGCTGGCGTTCGCCGAACCGCCCGACCACAACCGGCTGCGCCGCGCGATCGCCCCCGCGTTCTCCGCGCGCGGCGTGGAGCGGCTGCGCGGGCGGGCGCGGGAGATGCTCGACGCGCTGGTGGCGGGGATGCTGCGGGACGGCCCGCCGGCGGACCTGATCGCGCGGGTGCTGGGGCCGTTCCCGACCACGGTGATCTGCGAGCTGATGGGCGTTCCGGCGGCCGACCGGGAGCGGATGAGCGGCTGGGTGGACCAGATCCTCTTCCCGGCGAACGGGGCGGCGGCGACCGGTCGCGCCAAGGACGAGATGTACGCGTGGTTCGCCCGGGAGATCGCCGCCCGCACGGCGGACCCCGGCGACGGGGAGGACATCCTGTCGCTGCTGGGCGCGGCCGTCGCGGCGGGCGACATCACCGCCGAGGAGGCGGTCGGGCTGGTGGGTCCGGTGCAGATCGGCGGGGAGGCCGTCACCAACAACTGCGGCAACATGCTGTACCTGCTGCTCACCCGGGAGCGGCTGCGGGAGCGGCTGCGGGAGGAGCCGGAGGCGCGGCCGCGTGCCCTGGACGAGTTGCTGCGGTACATCCCGCACCGCTCGTCGGTGGGGCTGGCCCGGATCGCGCTGGAGGACGTGGAGCTGCGGGGGGTGCGGATCGCGGCGGGGGACGCGGTGTACGTGTCGTACCTGGCGGCCAACCGCGACCCGGAGGTCTTCCCGGACCCGGAGCGGATCGACTTCGACCGCTCCCCCAACCCGCACGTGTCGTTCGGGCACGGGCCCCACTTCTGCACGGGCGCGCTGCTCGCCCGGATGGAGATCGAGCTGCTCGTGGAGGCGTTCCTGGGCCGGCTGCCCGCGATGCGGCTCGCGGTGCCCGCCGAGGAGGTGCCGTGGCGGCGCAGCGCGCTCATCCGCGGTCCGGAGGCGCTGCCCGTCACCTGGTGA
- a CDS encoding sensor histidine kinase produces MVREESSPGSGSPRSAASFVWLLPAALIAVATGVSVAVMEASARVPVAVAGGVSALVLAALGSEVARRGRVVGELRGIVADRDAALARRHAEADHLAGTLLPDAVRRLRQGEFPEDILGSLAAPEEHRAVVRVVVDAVAAEEDLRESAQRAFVNIARRVQAIVHQQAQELRAMEDRHGHRPEVFGDLLRIDHGTALIGRLADSIAVLGGARPGRQWSRAVPLYSVLRGAMSRIIDYQRVELHSVTEVAVTGPAVEPLIHALAELLDNATRYSPPQTKVHLTAVDVQSGIAVEIEDGGVSMSEEARKRAERMLRQAQQGIDLNDLGETPRLGLAVVGRLAQAYGFQVSLRSSAYGGVRAVVVVPQELITTVAAASGLAHGIGASSVPRAAVPAASPAAAPAPVEHAAVPEANGEAPPVVARTANGLPQRRRRKPLAEPPRAAATGPAASSGQASPAPATPAPGQEPSPQVQPGMWLAAFQSGLSGEPNDASKGNSQQ; encoded by the coding sequence ATGGTCCGTGAGGAATCGTCGCCCGGAAGTGGAAGCCCGCGGTCTGCGGCATCTTTCGTGTGGCTGCTGCCCGCCGCTCTGATCGCCGTGGCCACCGGTGTCTCGGTGGCCGTGATGGAGGCGTCCGCACGGGTGCCGGTCGCGGTCGCCGGAGGGGTCTCCGCTCTCGTGCTCGCCGCTCTCGGCAGTGAGGTCGCACGCCGGGGCCGGGTGGTCGGCGAACTGCGCGGAATCGTCGCCGACCGCGACGCGGCCCTGGCCCGCCGGCACGCCGAGGCCGACCACCTGGCCGGCACGCTGCTGCCGGACGCCGTCCGGCGGCTGCGGCAGGGGGAGTTCCCCGAGGACATCCTCGGCTCCCTCGCCGCGCCCGAGGAGCACCGGGCCGTCGTCCGCGTGGTCGTCGACGCGGTCGCCGCCGAGGAGGACCTGCGCGAGTCCGCGCAGCGGGCCTTCGTCAACATCGCCCGCCGCGTCCAGGCCATCGTCCACCAGCAGGCGCAGGAGCTGCGCGCGATGGAGGACCGGCACGGCCACCGCCCGGAGGTCTTCGGCGACCTGCTCCGCATCGACCACGGCACGGCCCTGATCGGCCGCCTCGCCGACTCCATCGCCGTCCTCGGCGGTGCCCGCCCGGGCCGCCAGTGGAGCAGGGCCGTCCCGCTCTACAGCGTGCTGCGCGGCGCCATGTCGCGGATCATCGACTACCAGCGCGTGGAACTGCACTCCGTCACCGAGGTCGCCGTCACCGGCCCCGCCGTCGAGCCGCTCATCCACGCGCTCGCCGAGCTCCTCGACAACGCCACCCGCTACTCCCCGCCGCAGACGAAGGTCCACCTGACCGCCGTCGACGTGCAGTCCGGCATCGCCGTCGAGATCGAGGACGGCGGCGTGTCCATGAGCGAGGAGGCCCGCAAGCGGGCCGAGCGGATGCTCCGCCAGGCCCAGCAGGGCATCGACCTCAACGACCTCGGGGAGACGCCGCGCCTCGGCCTCGCCGTCGTCGGCCGGCTCGCTCAGGCGTACGGCTTCCAGGTCTCGCTGCGCTCCTCCGCGTACGGCGGCGTCCGCGCCGTCGTCGTCGTCCCGCAGGAGCTGATCACCACCGTCGCCGCCGCCTCCGGCCTCGCCCACGGCATCGGCGCCTCCTCCGTGCCCCGCGCCGCCGTCCCGGCGGCCTCCCCCGCCGCCGCCCCGGCCCCGGTGGAGCACGCCGCCGTGCCGGAGGCGAACGGCGAAGCCCCTCCGGTGGTTGCGAGGACCGCGAACGGCCTGCCGCAGCGTCGCCGCAGGAAGCCGCTCGCCGAGCCGCCCCGGGCCGCGGCCACCGGGCCCGCCGCATCCTCGGGCCAGGCGTCGCCGGCCCCCGCGACCCCGGCTCCCGGCCAGGAGCCGTCACCTCAGGTGCAGCCCGGAATGTGGCTGGCCGCCTTCCAGAGCGGCCTGTCCGGGGAGCCCAACGACGCAAGCAAGGGGAACTCTCAGCAATGA
- a CDS encoding roadblock/LC7 domain-containing protein, with product MIKQQANMDWMLKDLAEGVPQTRHVVVLSADGLRMAQYGTDHDTADRLAAACAGLQSLAGAVASELPRGDGRMRLVVIEMDGGFFYLMAAGTGAYLAVLADEGVDAGLMGQRMRDLVLRIGEHLSSPPRQDGQGTR from the coding sequence ATGATCAAGCAGCAGGCCAATATGGACTGGATGCTCAAGGACCTCGCGGAAGGCGTTCCGCAAACCCGACACGTGGTCGTGCTCTCCGCCGACGGTCTGCGCATGGCTCAGTACGGCACCGACCACGACACCGCCGACCGGCTCGCCGCGGCCTGCGCCGGACTCCAGTCGCTGGCCGGGGCCGTCGCCTCCGAACTCCCGCGCGGCGACGGCAGGATGAGGCTCGTCGTCATCGAGATGGACGGGGGCTTCTTCTACCTGATGGCCGCGGGCACCGGCGCGTACCTGGCCGTCCTCGCCGACGAGGGCGTCGACGCGGGGCTGATGGGCCAGCGCATGCGGGACCTCGTCCTGCGCATCGGGGAGCACCTGAGCAGCCCGCCGCGACAGGACGGGCAGGGCACCAGGTGA
- a CDS encoding DUF742 domain-containing protein, with translation MSGAGGGDWEETSPERLYVITGGRSGGSAPAELDLVTLIVARSGAKPGMQPEHAAIVQLCQSPLSVAEISAYLRLPVSVVTVLLGDLLADNRIVVRAPIPPARLPDRALIEAVIDGLQKL, from the coding sequence GTGAGCGGAGCGGGCGGCGGTGACTGGGAGGAAACCAGTCCCGAGCGGCTCTACGTGATCACGGGGGGACGCAGCGGCGGGTCGGCGCCCGCCGAACTCGACCTCGTCACGCTGATCGTGGCGAGGTCCGGTGCGAAGCCCGGGATGCAGCCGGAGCACGCGGCGATCGTGCAGCTGTGCCAGTCACCGCTGTCCGTGGCCGAGATCTCCGCGTACCTGCGCCTCCCGGTGAGCGTCGTCACGGTACTGCTCGGCGACCTCCTCGCCGACAACCGCATCGTCGTCCGCGCTCCCATCCCCCCCGCCCGACTCCCCGACCGCGCGTTGATTGAGGCAGTGATCGATGGACTTCAGAAGCTCTGA
- a CDS encoding GTP-binding protein: MDFRSSEHDGSEQHGGAVRGPRREDVLPETATTAVKVVIVGGFGVGKTTFVGSVSEIRPLTTEETMTQAGVGVDDTSGVDGKTSTTVAMDFGRISINRELVLYLFGTPGQERFWFLWRGLFEGALGAVVLVDTRRLEVSFDVLGRLEERRVPFVVAVNTFPGAPHYPAEELRTALDLPPAVPIVPCDARDRGSSRDVLMTLMRYLQTLVTTQEAS, encoded by the coding sequence ATGGACTTCAGAAGCTCTGAGCACGACGGCTCCGAGCAGCACGGCGGCGCGGTTCGGGGACCGCGGCGCGAGGACGTGCTGCCGGAGACGGCCACGACGGCCGTCAAGGTGGTGATCGTGGGCGGGTTCGGCGTCGGCAAGACCACCTTCGTCGGCTCCGTCAGCGAGATCCGCCCGCTCACCACCGAGGAGACGATGACCCAGGCCGGGGTCGGCGTCGACGACACCTCCGGCGTCGACGGCAAGACGTCGACCACCGTCGCCATGGACTTCGGCCGGATCAGCATCAACCGGGAACTGGTCCTGTACCTCTTCGGCACACCCGGCCAGGAGCGCTTCTGGTTCCTGTGGCGCGGCCTGTTCGAAGGCGCCCTCGGCGCGGTCGTCCTCGTCGACACCCGCCGCCTGGAGGTCAGCTTCGACGTGCTGGGCCGACTGGAGGAGCGCCGCGTCCCGTTCGTCGTCGCCGTCAACACCTTCCCGGGTGCCCCCCACTACCCGGCCGAGGAGCTCCGCACCGCCCTCGACCTGCCGCCGGCCGTCCCGATCGTCCCCTGCGACGCCCGGGACCGCGGCTCCAGCAGGGACGTGCTGATGACGCTGATGCGCTACCTGCAGACCCTCGTCACGACCCAGGAGGCGTCATGA
- a CDS encoding cytochrome P450, with protein MTAPHTEPAPGCRQVGGCPAHDIGAAAPRRIYGPEAERDPKALYEELRRRHGQVAPVLLHGDLPAWLVLGHRENLEVMRSPSRFSNDSRLWRMFKEGRVPADSPLRPMVEWQPLCVFTDGAEHERLRAAVRDGLDQFDRRGVRRYVIRYTDQLIDSFAAEGRADLIRDFAEKLPMLVMTQLLGMPEEYGPHLVNACLDLMKGSETTVASNEFVVHTLRTLTERKKSQPGHDLASRLLGHEADLGDDEVLEHLRLVLISANETTVNLMANALRLVLTDRRFRANLAGGHMTLPDALEQVLWDDPPLSAITGRWATGDTVLGGRQIRAGDMLLLGLAAGNVDPEIRPDLDKPLLGNRAHLAFGSGPHECPGQDIGRAIADTGIDTLLARLPDLRLAVPEGELRWSAAWLSKRLEALPVEFTPPASAAPQGPSAPKDFASTVPGPLPEQVPPPAPGSAPAEGTSEPARKTWWSLFLRPNR; from the coding sequence ATGACCGCCCCCCACACTGAGCCCGCCCCGGGCTGTCGGCAGGTGGGCGGCTGCCCCGCCCACGACATCGGCGCCGCCGCCCCGCGCCGCATCTACGGCCCCGAGGCCGAACGCGACCCCAAGGCCCTGTACGAGGAACTGCGCCGGCGGCACGGCCAGGTCGCGCCCGTGCTCCTCCACGGCGACCTGCCGGCCTGGCTCGTCCTGGGCCACCGGGAGAACCTGGAGGTCATGCGGTCGCCGTCGCGGTTCTCCAACGACTCCCGCCTGTGGCGGATGTTCAAGGAGGGACGCGTCCCCGCCGACTCGCCGCTGCGCCCGATGGTCGAGTGGCAGCCCCTGTGCGTGTTCACCGACGGCGCCGAGCACGAGCGGCTCCGCGCCGCGGTCCGCGACGGCCTGGACCAGTTCGACCGGCGCGGTGTGCGCCGGTACGTCATCCGCTACACCGACCAGCTGATCGACTCCTTCGCCGCCGAGGGCCGCGCCGACCTCATCCGGGACTTCGCGGAGAAGCTGCCGATGCTGGTGATGACCCAGCTGCTCGGCATGCCCGAGGAGTACGGGCCGCACCTGGTCAACGCCTGCCTGGACCTGATGAAGGGCAGCGAGACGACCGTCGCCAGCAACGAGTTCGTCGTCCACACCCTGCGCACCCTCACCGAGCGGAAGAAGTCCCAGCCGGGCCACGACCTGGCGAGCCGGCTGCTGGGCCACGAGGCGGACCTCGGCGACGACGAGGTGCTGGAGCACCTGCGCCTGGTGCTCATCTCCGCCAACGAGACCACCGTCAACCTGATGGCCAACGCCCTGCGCCTGGTCCTCACCGACCGCCGGTTCCGCGCCAACCTCGCCGGCGGCCACATGACCCTGCCGGACGCGCTGGAGCAGGTGCTGTGGGACGACCCGCCGCTGTCGGCGATCACCGGCCGCTGGGCGACCGGCGACACGGTCCTGGGCGGCCGGCAGATCCGGGCCGGCGACATGCTGCTGCTCGGCCTCGCCGCCGGCAACGTGGACCCGGAGATCCGCCCCGACCTCGACAAGCCGCTCCTCGGCAACCGCGCCCACCTGGCGTTCGGCAGCGGCCCCCACGAGTGCCCGGGCCAGGACATCGGCCGCGCCATCGCCGACACGGGCATCGACACGCTGCTGGCCCGCCTGCCCGACCTGCGGCTCGCCGTCCCCGAGGGCGAACTGCGCTGGTCCGCCGCGTGGCTGTCGAAGCGTCTGGAGGCCCTCCCGGTCGAGTTCACGCCGCCCGCGTCGGCGGCGCCGCAGGGCCCGAGCGCGCCGAAGGACTTCGCCTCGACCGTACCCGGACCGCTGCCCGAGCAGGTGCCGCCGCCCGCCCCGGGCTCCGCGCCCGCCGAGGGCACCTCGGAGCCCGCCCGGAAGACCTGGTGGAGCCTCTTCCTCCGACCGAACCGCTGA
- a CDS encoding selina-4(15),7(11)-diene synthase, translating to MGPGLTVPPIFTPIPPAIHPCHVEADALTAAWAETYRIGSEELRARLVSQSIGTFSARILPEGREEVVSLLADFVLWLFGVDDGYCEEGELGRRPGELAAELHRLLRVAQNPQVPMLDGDPLAAGLRDLRLRIDRYGTPGQAARWVDALREYFFSVVWEASHRRAGTVPDLNDYTLMRIYDGATTVVLPMLEIGHGYELQPHERDRTAVRAATEMASFVITWDNDIFSYHKENKEKSATGYYLNVLRVLEEHEGMTPEQALDVAISQRDRVMCLYMRLTEALAAQGSPQLRQYLRTLGSFIRGAQDWGVTSVRYTTPDDPADMPAHFRDTPVDAGEEPLGIPAVSWWWDLLAPGGDAHAALPLQRTARN from the coding sequence GTGGGGCCCGGTCTGACAGTGCCGCCGATCTTCACGCCCATTCCGCCGGCGATCCACCCCTGCCACGTGGAGGCGGACGCCCTGACGGCGGCCTGGGCGGAGACGTACCGCATCGGATCGGAGGAGCTGCGCGCACGGCTGGTCTCGCAGTCCATCGGGACCTTCTCCGCGCGCATCCTGCCCGAGGGCCGCGAGGAGGTCGTCTCGCTCCTCGCGGACTTCGTCCTCTGGCTGTTCGGCGTGGACGACGGCTACTGCGAGGAGGGCGAGCTGGGCCGCCGCCCCGGCGAACTCGCCGCCGAGCTGCACCGCCTGCTGCGGGTCGCGCAGAACCCGCAGGTGCCGATGCTGGACGGCGACCCGCTCGCCGCCGGACTGCGCGACCTGCGCCTGCGGATCGACCGGTACGGCACCCCGGGTCAGGCCGCCCGCTGGGTGGACGCGCTGCGCGAGTACTTCTTCTCCGTCGTGTGGGAGGCGTCCCACCGCCGCGCCGGCACCGTCCCGGACCTCAACGACTACACGCTGATGCGGATCTACGACGGCGCCACCACCGTCGTCCTGCCCATGCTGGAGATCGGCCACGGCTACGAACTCCAGCCCCACGAGCGCGACCGCACCGCCGTGCGCGCCGCTACCGAGATGGCGTCCTTCGTCATCACCTGGGACAACGACATCTTCTCCTACCACAAGGAGAACAAGGAGAAGAGCGCCACCGGCTACTACCTCAACGTGCTGCGCGTCCTGGAGGAGCACGAGGGCATGACCCCCGAGCAGGCCCTCGACGTCGCCATCTCCCAGCGCGACCGCGTCATGTGCCTGTACATGCGCCTCACCGAGGCCCTCGCCGCCCAGGGCAGCCCGCAGCTGCGCCAGTACCTGCGCACCCTCGGCAGCTTCATCCGCGGCGCCCAGGACTGGGGCGTCACCTCCGTCCGCTACACGACCCCGGACGACCCGGCCGACATGCCCGCCCACTTCCGCGACACCCCCGTCGACGCCGGCGAGGAGCCGCTCGGCATACCCGCCGTCTCCTGGTGGTGGGACCTGCTCGCCCCGGGCGGGGACGCGCACGCCGCCCTGCCCCTGCAGCGGACCGCGCGGAACTAG